The following proteins are encoded in a genomic region of Chloracidobacterium sp.:
- a CDS encoding FAD-dependent oxidoreductase — protein MKPTNIKDPEYFHKVVDCQYACPSHTPVPEYIRLIAAGRYTEAYMVNWDSNVFPGILGRTCDRPCEPACRRGRVEEQPVAICRLKRVAADNRDEVLPYMPQGPFTPNGKKVALIGAGPASLTVARDLAPLGYEIHLYDEQRKAGGFMRSQIPAFRLPEEVLDEEVGYILRLGIHTHFKHYVSSMKELLAGDYDAVFIGSGAPKGRDLPELPGRQEGDANIHLGINWLANVAFEHTKSIGKRVIVLGGGNTAMDCCRTARRLGGEDVKVIVRSPFASMKASPWEKEDAMHEGIPIIDNHVPKAFVLSEPEAVATGSPPRLVGMTFEKVEAKYDENGKRSLVPTGEPDVFYEADDVLIAVGQENAFPWIERDIGIEFGKWELPVVDKTTFRSTHPKVFVGGDAAFGPENVITAVAHGHQAAISIDLFCSGKDLVADRPSPFVNLHSMKMGIHEWAYDSTIDHDKRFVVPQAPKDLTLKDRKKEVELGFDPLTGYEEAQRCLNCDVQTVFDAPKCIECDACVDICPTSCISFIPDGDEDDLRKRTKVPALNTAQDIYVQDGLKTGRVMVKDEDVCLHCGLCAERCPTAAWDMQAFWYNVTKAGEIKYGPTVVGNLVQIERNGNGAA, from the coding sequence TTGAAACCAACGAATATCAAAGATCCTGAGTACTTTCACAAGGTCGTCGATTGCCAATATGCTTGCCCGTCGCATACGCCGGTGCCTGAATATATCCGTTTGATCGCTGCCGGGCGATACACCGAAGCGTATATGGTCAATTGGGATTCGAACGTCTTTCCCGGCATTCTGGGGCGAACTTGCGACAGGCCTTGCGAGCCTGCGTGCCGGCGCGGCCGCGTCGAAGAACAGCCGGTTGCGATATGCCGCCTGAAACGGGTTGCGGCGGACAATCGTGATGAGGTGCTGCCGTATATGCCGCAAGGGCCTTTCACGCCGAACGGCAAGAAGGTCGCATTGATCGGTGCCGGGCCGGCGAGTTTGACGGTCGCGCGCGACCTTGCACCCTTAGGTTACGAGATACATCTGTATGATGAGCAGCGAAAAGCGGGCGGCTTTATGCGTTCGCAGATACCTGCATTCCGCCTGCCGGAAGAAGTGTTGGACGAGGAGGTCGGATATATTCTGCGGCTCGGCATTCACACGCACTTCAAACATTACGTATCGTCGATGAAGGAGCTGCTTGCCGGTGATTATGACGCCGTATTCATCGGTTCGGGGGCACCGAAAGGGCGCGACCTGCCGGAGCTTCCGGGCCGTCAGGAAGGCGATGCCAACATTCACCTCGGTATCAACTGGCTCGCCAACGTTGCCTTTGAACACACAAAGAGCATCGGCAAGCGTGTGATCGTGCTTGGCGGCGGCAACACGGCGATGGACTGCTGCCGAACAGCACGCAGGCTTGGGGGCGAAGATGTAAAGGTGATCGTGCGTTCGCCATTTGCATCGATGAAGGCAAGCCCTTGGGAAAAAGAGGATGCGATGCACGAAGGCATTCCCATTATTGACAACCACGTGCCCAAGGCGTTCGTCTTGTCAGAACCGGAAGCGGTAGCGACTGGGTCTCCTCCTCGCCTCGTGGGCATGACATTCGAGAAAGTAGAAGCCAAATACGACGAGAACGGCAAGCGTTCGCTCGTCCCGACGGGCGAGCCTGACGTGTTCTACGAAGCTGACGACGTCCTGATAGCGGTTGGGCAAGAGAATGCGTTCCCCTGGATTGAACGCGACATCGGCATCGAATTCGGCAAATGGGAACTGCCGGTCGTTGACAAAACGACCTTCCGCTCGACGCATCCGAAGGTCTTTGTCGGCGGCGATGCGGCGTTCGGCCCCGAGAATGTGATCACGGCGGTCGCGCACGGCCATCAAGCCGCGATATCGATCGATCTGTTCTGCAGCGGTAAAGACCTTGTCGCCGACAGGCCCTCGCCGTTTGTCAACCTTCATTCGATGAAGATGGGCATTCACGAATGGGCGTACGACAGCACGATCGATCACGACAAACGCTTTGTCGTGCCGCAGGCGCCGAAAGATCTCACGCTGAAGGACAGAAAGAAGGAGGTCGAACTTGGCTTCGATCCGCTGACGGGTTATGAGGAGGCACAACGCTGTCTGAATTGTGATGTGCAGACCGTTTTCGACGCGCCGAAGTGCATCGAGTGTGATGCGTGCGTCGATATCTGCCCGACAAGCTGCATTTCGTTCATTCCTGACGGCGACGAGGACGATCTTCGGAAACGCACTAAGGTTCCCGCGCTCAACACCGCACAGGACATTTACGTTCAGGACGGCCTGAAGACCGGCCGCGTCATGGTCAAAGACGAAGACGTCTGCCTCCACTGCGGCCTCTGTGCCGAACGCTGCCCCACCGCCGCCTGGGATATGCAGGCCTTCTGGTACAACGTCACCAAAGCCGGCGAGATCAAATACGGCCCGACGGTGGTAGGTAATCTGGTGCAGATAGAAAGGAATGGAAACGGCGCCGCTTAG